The following coding sequences lie in one Apium graveolens cultivar Ventura chromosome 1, ASM990537v1, whole genome shotgun sequence genomic window:
- the LOC141680130 gene encoding uncharacterized protein LOC141680130 yields MPCLLISGPTEPGNDIDVFLQPQIEDLQELWCGKQMYDTYKKESFMLRGILLRTIIDYPALGNLSGNVIKGYNACTICIDETKATRLVNYRKTVIMRHRRWLPRNHPYRRQESAFDNSVEKGVAPVPLTGEEVFQRVQHLRAHVFGKKQRQPRWKKGEPRPVWKKVSIFFQLEYWEFFPVRHVLDVMHIEKNICEALLGTLLNIPGKTKDRESVRLDMAEMGIRMELRPKTPGKKKKLADGFCSNIKNLVNMKNLRLVGMKSHDCHTILHHLLPISIRSVLQKQVRCTIIRFCLFFKAICSKVIDVDKLEKMQSELVKTLCHLKKHFPPSFFDVMIHLSVHLVREVKLCGLIFLRWMYPFEIYLKAFKGYVRNPAHPEGCIAEAYVAEEAVECLVNFEKSTVGVTQNAKHEQNARPLSGGTLIKPSDEDLHLAHLRFLQYTTDIRPYFDEQMASLMTRYQQHENDEVWLKNKENAEFHKWFRKKIESEMLDDHNNIPEEIRWIAEGPNKNVPTFSGYRINGVTFSTKERDDTRQVQCSGVCVIADTMFVQVVLKLPEKNCYEQCDDKNDGLVEIEVENELHLPMCPNVDELDEKKASYMRDEDEWIQLP; encoded by the exons ATGCCCTGCTTGTTAATATCTGGACCGACTGAGCCTGGAAATGATATCGACGTGTTCCTTCAACCACAAATAGAAGATCTACAAGAGTTGTGGTGTGGGAAACAAATGTACGACACTTATAAGAAAGAGTCTTTCATGCTTAGGGGCATTTTACTACGGACAATAATTGATTATCCTGCCTTAGGGAACTTGTCAGGAAATGTTATTAAAGGGTATAATGCGTGTACTATTTGTATTGATGAAACAAAAGCTACTAGGTTGGTTAATTATCGTAAGACGGTGATTATGAGGCATCGAAGATGGTTGCCCCGTAATCATCCTTATAGAAGGCAGGAATCAGCTTTTGATAACAGTGTGGAGAAGGGGGTCGCCCCTGTTCCATTAACCGGAGAAGAGGTTTTTCAAAGAGTACAACATTTAAGGGCCCATGTATTTGGAAAGAAACAACGGCAACCACGATGGAAGAAAGGTGAACCTCGACCTGTTTGGAAAAAGGTTTCAATATTCTTCCAACTTGAGTATTGGGAATTTTTTCCAGTTAGGCATGTTCTCGATGTGATGCACATCGAGAAAAATATATGCGAAGCCCTGCTTGGAACTTTACTAAATATTCCGGGGAAGACAAAAGATAGGGAATCTGTCCGTCTTGATATGGCTGAAATGGGAATAAGAATGGAGCTGAGACCAAAAACTCCTGGAAAGAAAAAAAAG TTGGCAGATGGATTTTGTTCAAATATTAAGAATCTTGTAAACATGAAAAATCTTCGGCTTGTTGGAATGAAATCTCATGATTGTCACAcgatattgcatcatttgcttcCAATCTCAATTCGATCAGTATTACAAAAACAAGTCAGGTGCACAATTATTAGGTTTTGCCTTTTCTTCAAGGCAATTTGCAGTAAAGTGATCGATGTAGACAAGTTGGAAAAAATGCAGAGTGAGTTAGTGAAAACATTGTGCCATCTTAAAAAGCACTTTCCCCCTTCGTTCTTTGATGTGATGATCCATCTCTCAGTTCATCTCGTGAGAGAGGTTAAACTTTGTGGGCTAATATTCCTTCGTTGGATGTATCCCTTCGAGATATATCTAAAAGCGTTTAAAGGATATGTACGGAACCCGGCTCATCCCGAAGGGTGTATTGCTGAGGCATACGTTGCCGAAGAGGCGGTTGAGTGTTtggtaaattttgaaaaatctacTGTAGGAGTGACACAAAATGCAAAGCATGAGCAGAATGCAAGACCTCTATCTGGTGGGACATTGATAAAGCCGAGCGATGAGGACTTGCATCTAGCACATTTGCGGTTTCTCCAATATACAACTGACATTAGACCATATTTTGA CGAGCAAATGGCATCTTTGATGACAAGATACCAACAACATGAAAATGATGAAGTCTGGCTTAAAAACAAGGAAAATGCAGAATTTCACAAATGGTTCAGGAAAAAG ATTGAATCAGAAATGTTGGATGACCATAACAACATACCTGAGGAGATAAGGTGGATTGCTGAAGGGCCCAACAAGAATGTCCCTACATTTAGCGGATATAGAATCAATGGTGTTACGTTTAGCACCAAGGAGCGTGATGACACTCGACAAGTTCAGTGTAGTGGTGTCTGTGTCATTGCAGATACAATGTTTGTACAGG TCGTGTTGAAATTACCGGAAAAGAACTGTTATGAACAATGTGACGATAAAAATGATGGATTAGTAGAAATAGAAGTTGAGAATGAGCTGCACTTGCCAATGTGTCCCAATGTTGACGAACTTGATGAAAAAAAAGCTAGTTATATGCGAGACGAAGATGAATGGATTCAACTCCCATGA